The Halomonas sp. HAL1 genome segment TCTTGCCGACCCGCAGTTTGAAGGCAAGGTGTGCATCCGCTCGTCCAATAACATTTACAACCAGTCACTGCTGGCGGCCATGATTGAACACCACGGCGCAGAGGGTGCTGAAGAGTGGGCCCAGGGCGTGGTGAATAATATGGCGCGCGACCCGGAAGGTGGCGATACCGACCAAATTCTGGGTGTGGCCAGCGGCGAGTGCGATATCGCGGTCGCGAACCACTACTACTATGTGCGCCTACTGAAATCTGACGACGATGCCGAGCGCGAAGCCGCCCGCAAAGTGGGGATCATCTTCCCCAACCAGGATGACCGCGGCACCCACGTGAACGTAGGCGGTGCTGGGGTTGTAGAAGGCGCGCCTAACCGCGAAAACGCCGTCCGCTTCCTTGAGTACCTGGCCTCAGACACCGCTCAGGAGATCTTTGCTTCCGGCAACAATGAGTTTCCGGTGGTGGACGGCGTGAAGAAAGACCCGGTGCTGGAATCCTGGGGCAACTTCAAAACGGACGACGTCAACATCAGCGTACTGGGTGAGAACAACCCCGAAGCCATTCGCATCTTCGATCGTGTCGGCTGGCGTTAATTGATAACCCCGCAGCCAGTGGCTGAACTGCACCCCAAAAGTTGGACACTCATCCAGCGATTGGGGTGTTTTTCATGGCGAAG includes the following:
- a CDS encoding Fe(3+) ABC transporter substrate-binding protein, producing the protein MCLMKTVRFVAPMAAMMVGATFAGQVAADELNLYSARHYDSDERLYDAFTEETGIEVNILEGDSDQLIERIQREGVASPADVMLTVDAGRLWRAEDEGIFQSVESDVLNERLPEAMRHPDGLWFGFSQRARAIYYNRENFDPSQITSYEDLADPQFEGKVCIRSSNNIYNQSLLAAMIEHHGAEGAEEWAQGVVNNMARDPEGGDTDQILGVASGECDIAVANHYYYVRLLKSDDDAEREAARKVGIIFPNQDDRGTHVNVGGAGVVEGAPNRENAVRFLEYLASDTAQEIFASGNNEFPVVDGVKKDPVLESWGNFKTDDVNISVLGENNPEAIRIFDRVGWR